Within the Catalinimonas niigatensis genome, the region AGGAAAAGCCTGCACAACAAATAGAGTGGGATACTACCCCTCAGAACAAGACGAATAATGTAGCAGATACTCATCCACTGGCTATGAAAAACGGCTTTTATATCATCGCTGGTACTTTCTCTACCCAGGCCAATGCTGAGAAACTAGCTGACAAACTGAAAGCCCAGGGCTTCTTTCCCGAAGTAGGGTATCATAGTGAGAAGCAGTATTTTTATGTCCATATCTTCCAGTCTGCAAATAAAGATGAGGCTTTAAAAGAACTGGAACGCCTCAAGCAAAATGCAGCTTTCCAGCAATCCTGGATACTCAACGTAGAACCCTGATGCGCTTTTGATCAGCATTGTTTAATATTGTGACTCTTCTGAGTCGCTTATGAATATTCTGATTGTCTCCCAACATGCCGGTATGGCCGGTTCTACCTATTCTATCACCTACTTAGCCAAAGGCCTGAGTGAGCGAGGCCATAAGGTTTATGTAGCCTGCCCTGCCAATACGCTGATGCAGCAACTGTTGATAAGCTCCAAAGTACAGCATATCCCCATGCAAATTCGCAATAAACTGGATCGCCAAAATATCCGCCATATCGCCCAGATGGTGAAAGAACATCAGATAGATATCATTGATGCCCAATCCAGCAAAGATCGTTATACTACGATTTTAGCCCGTTGGTATTACAAACTTCCGGTAAAGCTGGTACATACCCGCAGACAATTGGCTTTGAGTGTGGGGATCTTGGGGCAAAGCTGGTTTTATGAGAAAGGAACAGATAAAATCATCGCAGTAAGCAGGGGAGTGAAGCAATCACTGGTAAACATTGGGATCAGCGCTGAACATATTAAAGTGATTTACAATGGCACCCCCCGTGAAAAGTATGATAAGCTTGATCTGCAAAAAGTAAAGGATCTGAAAGAGAAATATGCCATCACAGCGGGAGATTTTGTGATCGGATGTGTAGCCCGTAGAAAAGAGCAGGATCAGCTTCTAAACGCAATCGCTCTCCTGGACCAGCCGGTGAAAGTGATATTTGTTGGCATTGAATCCGAAAAAAACTTTCAGGAAATCATTTCAGGCTATGGTCTGCCTCATAAGGTTCATTTCACCGGGGCTGTTCCAAATACTGAAGTATTGAATTACTATCCTTTGTTTGACATCAAGATACTTCCTTCCAAGATTGAAGGGCTTTCCCAATCTTTACTGGAAGCCATGGCACTCAAAATCCCGGTGATAGCTACTGACCTGGGAGGGAACGGAGAATTAATAGAAGAAGGAAAAAATGGCTATCTATTTGAAAATGAAAATATTCAGCAACTGGCTTCTTTGATTGATCAGTTGCGCCAATCAGAAAACTTAAGAAGACAATTGGGCGAATATGGGCAACATACAGCCTTGGATACCTTTTCTATTGACAGGACCATTCAAAGGCATGAATTGCTCTTTCAGCAATTATGTCAGGACATTCCTTACTGAGAGTTGCTTCTTATGTACACTCTTTTTGCTTCTTCGTAAGCCTGAAGGGCTTTATTTATAGGTATTTCAAGTGCACACCTGAAATGTCCTTCCGGGCAGGCTCTATGGCCATGCTTACCGCAGGGGCGGCAGTATAAGGAGCCTTCAATTTCTACTATCCAGTATAATTCTGACAAAGGATAGAAGCCAAAATCTGTCACCGTAGAGCAGAAAAAAGCGCATACCGGAGCGTTCATTGCAGAAGCCAGGTGCAGAGGAGCCGAATCATTGACATAATTAATGACCGCACCTTTCATCAAGGCCGCGGATTGAAGAAGAGATAACTGACCTGATAAGTTAAATACCCCTTCATGAGTAGCCAGCCTTATTTCTTCACATAATATAAGGTCGCCCGGGGCTCCTAAAAGATACACCGCAATATCCTTAGGAAGTAAACTGATCAATTCTATCCACCTTTCTTTGGGAAACTGCTTAGTAAACCATACCGACGAAGGGCAAAGGCATACATAGGAATTAGCCTGGTATTTTTGGATCAGGGAAAGGTCTTCTTGAGAAGGATATAAAACTGGCCTTCTGCTAAGTCTTTTTTCTTTCAATTCAGGAAAGGCTACTTGCAAAAGTGAGTGATTTCTATCTACTTCATGTACTCCTTTTTCAAAAGGAAAGGGGACAGTTGCCTGATACAAAAACGAAAAAGGGTTGTCTGAAAAACCAGCTTTAAACTTGGCTCCTGAACTCACAGTGAGTAGACCAGTGGAGAAAAACCTGTGAAAATTAATCACTACATCATATTTCTCTTTTCTGATGTTTTGAATGAGCTTGAGAAGGTTTTTATGTTTATTTTCTTTTTTATTCCACACCCAAATTTTATCTACATAAGGATGTCCCTGATAAAGACTTCCACTGTGCTGATTAATCAGAATATCAATGTGAATATCTCCCAAATGAGTTCGCAAATTTTCTATTACCGTAGACAGCAGAATAATATCGCCGATAAAAGACGTTTGAATCAAAAGTATTTTTTGAGAGTTCATGGAGCGCAAATGTGCCTGCTGACTTTTTAAGTAAAAAATTATTATCAACTTTGCCGAAAGTTAATCAAGCTAAGCATGGATAACAAAGCAGTCAAGATATCTGCGGTAATCATTACCTTTAACGAAGAAAAGAACATTGGTCGCTGTATTGATTCACTGCAGGAGGTAGCTGATGAGGTTGTAGTGGTAGATTCATTTTCTACAGATAAGACTAAAGAAATTTGTCTACAGAAAGGTGCAGTCTTTATCGAGCATGCTTTTGAAGGGCATATAGAACAAAAAAACTATGCCCTGACCCAGGCCACTTATGACCATGTCCTTTCCCTAGACGCCGATGAGGCTCTCTCCCCTGAATTGCTGACCAGTATTTTGGCTACGAAGAAAAACTGGATACATGATGGTTACAAATTTAACCGTCTCACCAACTACTGCGGTCGTTGGATCAAACACTGCGGTTGGTACCCTGATACTAAACTCAGGCTCTGGGATAGAAGAAAAGGACAATGGGAGGGCATAAATCCTCATGATAGTTTTAAAATGATACCTGACTCCGTGATCAGACACATCAAGGGAGATTTGTTGCACTATTCGTATTATACTATTGAACAACATGTTATGCAAACCAATAAATTTTCTTCTCTTTTAGCTGAAGAATATAAAAGAAAAGGAAAGAAAGTGTATATACTTATTCATTTTCTTTTGTACCCTGCATTCATTTTCTTTAAAAGGTACATTTTGCAGTTTGGTTTTAGAGATGGGATGGAGGGATTTATTATTTGTAAAAACACTGCTTATTATAAATTCCTTAAATATGCCAAACTCAGAGAAATGAAAAAACAGCAGTTTGACACTCTTTAATATGAAAAAAGGCCTAAAAGTCTCTACTAATCTATTTGCAGTCTTTGAATATATAGTAATCAAGTAGCCAATTCACCCTCGAACAAATTTTACGAATTCGGAAATGTTTAATTATTATGCCCAAACCTAGTTTTGATCGTCCCCTTGCTTCCTGTAATCTATGTAAATCTCCCGATATACATTTATTTGCTTTGGATTATAAAGGGATTCAGATATACAAATGTAATCATTGCAAAGTTGAGTTTATGAATCCTCAGTATACAGATCAATTCTTAACGGATTTTTATAGTAGCTATCAGGAAGGGGATAAAAATCATCACCGATATGGCGAAGCAGAAGAGCTAAGAATAGATCTGCACACCATGAACATCATAGATATTGAAAAATTCGTAAATACAGGTAGTTTCTTATCTGTAGGATGTGGAGGAGCTCATGATCTGAGTGCAGCCCAGGCAAGAGGTTGGGAAGTAGAAGGTTTTGAAGTAGATGAAGCATTTTCCAGACAACTCAGCCAACGATTAGGAATACCAATACGGAGTGGTAACTTCAGCGATTTAGATTATCCTCAAAATCATTATGATTGCGTTTATCTGAATCATGTGATTGAACATCCTAAAAACCCTTCTACTTACCTAAGAAAATCTTACGATCTCTTAAAAAAAGGAGGAGTGATGTACATCGCTTGTCCAAATATTGCTGCTTTATCTGTAAAATTAAAAAAGGTGCTGGAAACACTTCACCTGAAGAAAAAAAAGGGGAGTTATTACGATAGCTGGCAACACCTTTTTTATTATAGCCCTGCTGTCATGAAAAATTTACTGGAATCCGAATATGGCTTTAAAGTCTTGCTGATGGGAAATGACCGTAAATATAAAGCAGGGCAGTCTTCCTTCTCAAAAAATATGGTCAATGCTCAGGCGTATGGTTTCCCATATAAATCCAGCTTCAGATTAATTGCAAAGAAACCCTAGTTTTGCCTACTAAGTTTTTACCAAAAAAAATCTTGCCACATTCTCCAAAAAGATCTCTCTCAGTTCTTCACCTCAGTTCGGAAAAAAGCTGGCGGGGAGGCGAGCAACAAATCGCTTATCTGATAGAAGAACTAAACCAAAAAGATGTAAAAAATGTAGTCGCCTGTCAAAAAGGATCTGCATTTGAAGTTTTTTGCCAGCAAAAGCAATGGGCTTATTATAATTTATCCTTTAAAGGAAGCTTTGACCTTTCTACCAGCCTGGGTATTAATAAAATATGTAAGCAGGAAAAAATTGATCTGATTCATATCCACAGTGCTAAATCTCATGGGTTGGCAGTTCTGTCCCACGTCCTTGGCAACTCAACCCCTCTAATCTTGAGCAGAAGGGTAGATTTTCCAGTGCGTGACAACTTTTTGACTCAGTGGAAATATAATCACCCTGCTATCAAAAAAATTATTTGCGTTTCTCATGCCATAGAAAAGATTGTAAGAAGTAACATTAAATATCCTGATAAATGTCTTACCATTCATAGTGGTATAGATATAGCTCGTTTCAAACATAGTAAAGGCTATTTAAGAAAAACTTTTCAGATACCGAATGATTACATTTTGGTCGGAAATACCTCCGCACTGGCTGGTCATAAAGATTACCCTACTTTTATTCGTACTGCTGAGATTCTTCGCCAGCAGAACATTAAAGCTCATTTTTTTATGATTGGCGATGGACCGGACAAGGAGATATTACAGAACATGATTAGTGAAAAGAATTTGGGCGATCATATCAGCATGACTGGCTTTATGAACAATATCCCCGAAATCCTTCCTGAATTGGATATCTTTTTAATGCCCTCCGAAACCGAAGGCCTTGGCACCAGTATATTAGATGCGTTTGCCTGTAAAGTCGCTGTAGTGGCTACACGCGCTGGTGGCATTCCTGAGATGGTCATCCATGAAAAGACTGGCCTACTTGCTGAAATAAAAGATGTTCAATCATTGGCAGCGCACATTTATCAACTAATCACAGAACCATCTCTTAGGGAAAAGTTGGTAGAAAGCGCTTATCTGCATTTGCTTAAAAACTTTACCAAAGAAAGCATGTCAGCTCGTACATTAGAAATATATCATGATATTCTAAAACACCACTGATCATTCTTTCCAAGCCCACAAGTAACCTGTTTTTCCTTCGTCGAGGGTATCTACTTTAAAGTTTCTTTCTTTTAGAAATTTCTCTAAAGCGCTAGTATTTTCTCTTGCTCCGGTACCAAGATGAGTTTCAATACACATTAGCTGTATTTTATGAAGGTCATGATTAGATGTATTATAGAGTATTTCATATTCAGCTCCTTCACAATCTAATTTTAACAAATCAACAGTATGAAGGTGATTATGGGCCATGATTTGGGCAAGAGTCACACATTCTACTTCAATTTGATGTGTATTATAATCTTTTTCAAACACACTAGCCATAGTTGTATAACCATCTAATTTACTCGCATTTAAAGTGATTTTTCCCTCTTTTGCTCCAATAGCTTTTTGATGGATGTTGAATTCAAAATCAGAATACTTCATCTGATACTGTTTTAAAACACTGAAATTGTAGGGCATTGGCTCGTAGGCAAACACTTTGGAAGATGGAAAATGATAGAATGTATATAGAGAAAAGAAACCTGCATTGGCCCCAATATCTATTACTGTCATACTTTCTTCCTTAAAAATCTCTTTAGGAAATCCTCGCAAATAAATATCATCCAGAAATGATTCCTTAAAAGCTGAAAGCATTGTACGTGGCACTTTTACAGAGAATGAGTTATTAAGTTTAAAAATAAAGCATTCGTCTTTGCTATAAATTTTGAAGAGCAGATAAGATTTCCAATTGGTAATATATTTTACTAAATTTTTATATCTGGTAAATTTATTTTTAGAAGATTGCATTGGATAAAAGTGAAGAGATTAGAAAAAAAAACTCTGCCCAAAACTGAGCAGAGTCCTTTAAATCATAGCACAAAAGATTTAATACCTGTAATAATCTGGCTTGAAAGGTCCTTTGACTTCAACGCCTATGTATTCAGCCTGGTCAGTAGATAAAGTATCCAGTTCCACACCTATTTTAGCCAGGTGCAGCGCTGCTACTTTTTCATCCAGATGCTTGGGCAAAGTGTATACTGCATTCTCATATTTATCAGAGTACTTCCATAGCTCTATTTGTGCCAGTACCTGATTGGTGAATGAGTTGGACATCACAAAAGAAGGGTGACCAGTAGCACAACCCAGGTTGACCAAGCGTCCTTCTGCCAGCAGGATAATTTCCACACCGTTTTCCAGCTCATATAAGTCTACCTGAGGCTTGATTTCGGTTTTGTTCTTGGCGTTTTTATTAAGCCACGCCACATCAATCTCATTATCAAAGTGTCCGATGTTACAAACGATCGCCTTATCCTTCATATTTTTGAAGTGACGATTTACCAGAATATCTTTGTTTCCGGTAGCCGTAACAATGATATCCGCACGCGGAACCGCGTCATCCATTTTTTTCACTTCAAAACCGTCCATTGCAGCCTGTAAAGCACAGATAGGATCAATTTCAGTCACAATAACCCTTACACCGGCCCCCCTCAATGACTGCGCAGACCCTTTACCTACATCACCATATCCGGCTACTACGGCTACTTTTCCGGCAAGCATCACGTCAGTAGCTCTTCTAATCGCATCTACCAAAGATTCTTTACAACCGTATTTGTTGTCAAATTTTGATTTGGTCACTGAGTCGTTGACATTGATGGCAGGCATGGGCAGGGTACCTTTTTTCATGCGCTCATACAAGCGATGTACTCCGGTAGTCGTTTCTTCTGATAATCCACGGATGTCCTTTACAAACTCAGGATACTGATCAAGCACCATATTGGTAAGATCACCTCCGTCATCAAGGATCATGTTGAGGTGGATTTTCTTTTCATCATCAAAGAAAAGAGTCTGCTCAATACACCAGTTAAACTCTTCTTCCGTCATGCCTTTCCAGGCAAACACAGGCACTCCAGCGGCAGCAATGGCAGCAGCAGCATGATCCTGGGTAGAGAAAATGTTACAGGAAGACCAGGTTACTTCTGCTCCCAATTCAATCAGCGTTTCTATCAAAACAGCCGTCTGGATGGTCATGTGCAGGCATCCGGCAACTCTCGCTCCCTGGAGAGGTTTGCTGGGACCATATTCTTCACGAAGTGCCATAAGACCAGGCATTTCGGCTTCAGCCAGCCTGATTTCTTTTCTGCCCCAGTCGGCAAGCGAAATATCTTTTACTTTGTAGCGAACTTTTTCTTCTACCATTTGGATTTTCTTTTACTAAGTGCTTAAAATTATTTGGCAAAATTACGACATATTACTTCAACTTCAAATCAACCTAAACGTTATGAAAAAGTTGGGTTACTTAAAATAAACAATTTCTTTAAGATTATATGCCTTAACACCGGGGTCACGATTTACCAATAATAGACCATCTTCACGTATACCTATAATCTTGCCCTTAAAATTCCCCGCATCATCTTGAAAGATATGCCATTCGTTGTGCCAGTAGAGTTGGGCTGAGTAGTCTTGTTTAAGTTTTTCTAATTCCCGGGATTTAAGCTGAAAATATCGCTCTTCCAGATTCATAGCAACATCCTTTAATAATTCAAACCTATTCCATGGAGTATTGGTGATGGATTTTAGAGAGGTTGCCTTAATATTTTCAAAATATAACTGATTTACATTAATGCCTATGCCGATGGCACTGGATTGAATCATATTGACTTTCAGGTTGTTCTGAATCAGAATACCGCATAGTTTATGATCATCATAATAAAGATCGTTGGGCCATTTTATTTTAAGCCGCTCGGAGAGTAGCTCTCCCAAATGCAGCTTTAGGCTATCAGAAATGGCTAATGAGGTGATAATATTGAGATAAAACTGATGTTGCACCGGCAGGTCCGGGAAAAGGGCAATCGTAAAAGTAAGGTTTAAGCCGGGAGAAGCATCCCATTTTGCACTTCGCTGCCCTCGGCCAGCCGTCTGAAAATCAGCCATGATAATTGCGCCGTTCTCGAGTTCTGATTCTCCCAACTTTTGCATAACCACTGCGTTGGTAGAATCACATACAGGCAAATGCAAGAATTGTCGGCCTATGAATTGCGTGTTGAAAGAATTTATGGGCAAGTTTTAGTAATATTGTAGTTCAGTTTCAACTTTTGAAAAAACAAGGTATAAATATTTCATGAATTCAGAAGATCTTAGTAAAGTTGTAGTGCTTGGCATGCAGGAAAAAAAAGCTGAAGACATCGTGCTGATGGATTTACGCAAAGTAAAAAATGCTATTGCTGACTATTTTGTTATCTGCTCTGGAAACTCTGACACGCATATTGATGCAATTTCTGAGGCCATAGAGAAAGAAATCCACAAAAATAATAGAGAAAATCCCTGGCATAGAGAAGGAAAAGAGAATAAAGAGTGGGTCTTACTCGACTATGTGGATGTGGTAGTGCATGTTTTCAAAAAAGATCGCAGGGATTTTTATGCCCTGGAAGAACTTTGGGGAGATGCAAAAATCACAGAGGTAGAATCAGAGCCTCAGTTAAAAACTTTGTATAAATAATAGTGTTCTAGAGTTAGTTTTGTTAAACCTGGATTAGAAAAGGAATTAAATGGCAAATAATACCAAAAGGAAAAAAAAACCCATCAGTAAGCCGCCGCAGAGACCCAATTATCAAATTTGGATCATTCTTTCGCTGGTGCTGCTTATCTTCGCCATCACTTATCTGAACAAAAATTCTTCTGCCATAGAAATAGGTCAGCGGCAATTTGATAAGATGTTGCGAGAGGGTGATGTAAAAGATGCAGTATTGGTAAGAAATCAGAATCTGGTAGAAGTTACCCTGACTGATGATGCACTGAAAGAGCCTGAATACCAAAATGAAATAGAGGAGCAAAATCCTTTCTCTGCTTCTAACGGCCCTCATTACAAACTCAAAATACCAAATCCGGATATATTTGATAAAAACTTTGAGGAGGCTCAGGCCGATCTCCCTCCCGAAGATAGAATTGACTATAAGGTAGAAGAGCGTTCAGATATTACCAGCTTTTTACTAAACTGGGGATTTCTGTTCCTGATACTCTTTGGCTTCTGGTTTCTGATGCGCCGTATGGCCGGCGGTGGAGGTCCGGGCGGGCAGATATTCAATATTGGCAAGTCTAAAGCTGCACTTTTTGATGCAGAAAACCGGGTAAATATCACATTTGATAATGTAGCGGGTCTGGATGAGGCTAAGGAAGAAATTCGCGAAATCGTAGAGTTTCTTAAGAATCCTTCTAAGTATACCAATCTAGGAGGTAAGATACCCAAAGGAGCCCTTTTGGTGGGTACTCCTGGTACCGGTAAAACTTTGCTTGCCAAAGCAGTCGCCGGTGAAGCAGGTGTTCCGTTTTTCTCCCTGTCAGGTTCTGACTTTGTAGAGATGTTTGTAGGAGTAGGTGCTGCCCGTGTACGTGATTTGTTCAAGCAAGCCAAAGAAAAAGCACCTTGTATCATCTTCATAGATGAGATAGATGCTGTAGGCCGTGCCCGTGGCAAAGGCGCTATGCCTGGCTCTAACGATGAGCGTGAAAATACATTGAACTCGCTTCTAGCAGAGATGGATGGTTTTTCTACTGATTCGGGAGTCATTATTCTGGCAGCTACCAATCGTCCCGATGTACTGGACTCTGCCTTATTACGCCCCGGCAGATTTGACCGCCAGATTTCTATTGACAAACCTGATATTGTAGGTCGTGAAGCCATCTTTAAGGTACATCTTAAGCCTATCAAAGTTTCTAAAGATGTGAATCCTAAGAAACTTGCCGCACAAACACCAGGTTTTGCAGGTGCCGAGATTGCCAATATTTGTAACGAAGCAGCCCTAATCGCTGCGCGTCGTAACAAGAAAATGGTAGAAACACAGGATTTCTATGACGCTATAGACAGAGTTATCGGTGGATTGGAGAAAAAGAATAAGATTATTTCTCCTGAAGAGAAAACCATTGTAGCATATCATGAGGCCGGCCATGCAATTGCCGGCTGGTTTCTGGAACATGCTGATCCTTTGGTAAAAGTAAGTATTGTACCTCGTGGCGTAGCTGCATTAGGATATGCGCAGTACTTACCCAGAGAGCAGTTCCTTTACACTACAGAGCAAATGCTTGACCAGATGTGTATGGCCCTGGGCGGTAGAGCCGCCGAAGAAGTCATTTTTGGAAAAATATCTACCGGAGCACAAAACGATCTGGAGCGAATCACCAAGATGGCCTACAGCATGGTTACCATTTATGGTATGAATGATAAGATTGGTAATATTTCTTTTCATGATTCTCAGCAGGGAGATTATAACTTCAACAAACCTTATTCTGAAGCTACCGCTCAGACGATAGATGAGGAAGTGAGAAAAATCATCACCGATTCTTATAATCGCACCAGACAATTGCTGATGGATAAAAAAGAGCAATTAGAAATATTGGCTAAAGAACTCCTGGACAAGGAAATCCTTTTTCAGTCTGACTTGGATCGTTTGATCGGCAAAAGACCGTTCAGTAGGCCGACAAACTATCAGGCTTATACTGAAGGTGAAGGTGAGCATGAAAGTGAGAAAGAATCAGAGAGTAAAGAATCTGCCAAAGATACTACTGAAGCTAAGTCTAAGGAAAAAGCGCCTAAAGCTCAACCGAATGGCAAGGAGAGTAAAGATGAAAAAGAAGAAACTTCAGTAGAGGAAAATAAGAATACTTAAGTTTTAATAATAATTATTCAAAAAAGAGCTGTCTAAACACAGCTCTTTTTTTTTGAGCAAGTTTTCTTTCCATAGCTTATAAAAGTTACTCTATCAAATTACCTTTGCGGGCATTATGCAAGCCAATCCAGCCTTTCGTTTCAATCTTACGGAAAATAAAAAAATATACTTCGCTTCAGATTTCCATTTGGGTACTCCTACATATCAGGAAAGCAGGGCGAGAGAAAAAATCATCATCCGTTGGCTTGATAGCATACTTTATGATGCAGAAGCGATTTTCCTGCTAGGTGATTTGTTTGACTTCTGGTTTGAATACAAGTACAGCGTTCCCAAGGGTTTTATCCGTTTCCTGGGCAAACTCGCAGAAATCAGGGATCAAGGCATTCCAGTTATCATATTCACTGGTAATCACGACATGTGGATGTTTGATTATTTTCGTCAGGAACTAAACGTGCCTATTATCAAAGAGCCCGTTAGCATTCAAATCAATGATCAGCTACTACATATCGGACATGGTGACGGCCTGGGAGGTGGTGACAATACCTTTAAATTTTTAAAAAAAATCTTTCATTCTCGTTTGAGCCAAAGACTTTTTGCTGCCATCCATCCTCGCTGGGGAATGGGGCTCGCCCATCAATGGTCGCGACACAGTCGTAAAAAAAACATGAAACTTGATGAATCATTTAAGGGCAAAGAATATGAGTGGATTTATCAGTACTGTCTTGAGGTAGAAGCAAAAAAACACCATGATTATTATGTCTTTGGTCATCGTCATCTTGCACTGAATATACCACTACATGATCACAGCCGTTACTTTAATATCGGTGAATGGATCAGTTTCAAAACCTATGGGGTACATGACGGAAAAGAATTTATGCTCAAAACTTTTGCATAGTAAGGCTCTACTGTTTCTTATTTTCTTTTTGTTCAATTTTCAAATTTTTGCTCAGAACAGAGCTCTACAGGTGGGACATCTTTTAGATAGTCTGGCTTTGCATAATGTAACCACTGTCTCTCACGATGCCCTCGGAAATCTGTACCTTTCTACCGCTGATGGAGCTTTGATGAAGCTTAATAAACAACTGGTCGTAGAACAAAATCATTCCTCTGTTTATATCCCCCGGCTTACTTCACTTGAGGCTGCTCAGATGCTCAAAGTATTCACTTTTTATCAGAACAGCCAGCAGTTTCAGTTCTTTGACCGTTTTCTTACGCCCTCGCCCACCAATACCATAAAAACCAAAATGCCCAGTCATTTTAGCGCCGCTACGCTTAGCAATGATCAGATGATCTGGTTATATGACGACACGCATTTGCAGCTAATAAAGTACAATCCTATTTTGGAAGAGGTAATACTCAAAATAGATATACAATACTTTCTTCCTGTCAATGCTCAGGTAAAAGCGCTGAAAGAATATGGAAACAGGCTTTATCTTTGGCAGAATAATGAGTTACTGGTATTTGACTTTCTAGGCAACCTTATTCAAAAATTGCCTGTTGATATAAGTAAGCCCTTCAGCTTTTATGAAAATCAGCTTTATTATTCAGAAGGGACGCAGGTTTGTGGGTATGATCTGAGTACAATGCAACAAAAAAGATACAGTTTTCCTCTCTCCCAGGAAATCCGTTTTGTAATAAGAATAGAAAGTCATTTTTTTTTATTTACCAAAGATCAACTTAAGGTTTTTGAATTTGAACCTTAACTCAACTTCTCCAATATCAAAATATTGTGACTTCATGATTTTTTTTGATAATATTTCTTACTTTTGACAAGCATGATGAAAAACTACGCACATCTTATAATTTGTACGCTATTAAGCATTGTTTTTTGTTTAATGGGCTCCCAATTAAAGGCTCAGGATGTGGCTGTTTATCAACTTCCCCTTGTACTTCAAGACACTTCAATTCAGGAGAGAGTAGTAGATGAAACAAATCTGAAGTACAGCAAAAACCTTCTAAATCAGGACTTTGACTTTGAACTCAATCCCCTTGCTCAAGGTAAGTTTTCGCTTAACATGCTACAGGACACCAAAGCCATGGTTTCCATCAAAGTATATGATATCATAGG harbors:
- the ahcY gene encoding adenosylhomocysteinase — encoded protein: MVEEKVRYKVKDISLADWGRKEIRLAEAEMPGLMALREEYGPSKPLQGARVAGCLHMTIQTAVLIETLIELGAEVTWSSCNIFSTQDHAAAAIAAAGVPVFAWKGMTEEEFNWCIEQTLFFDDEKKIHLNMILDDGGDLTNMVLDQYPEFVKDIRGLSEETTTGVHRLYERMKKGTLPMPAINVNDSVTKSKFDNKYGCKESLVDAIRRATDVMLAGKVAVVAGYGDVGKGSAQSLRGAGVRVIVTEIDPICALQAAMDGFEVKKMDDAVPRADIIVTATGNKDILVNRHFKNMKDKAIVCNIGHFDNEIDVAWLNKNAKNKTEIKPQVDLYELENGVEIILLAEGRLVNLGCATGHPSFVMSNSFTNQVLAQIELWKYSDKYENAVYTLPKHLDEKVAALHLAKIGVELDTLSTDQAEYIGVEVKGPFKPDYYRY
- a CDS encoding glycosyltransferase family 4 protein, whose amino-acid sequence is MPHSPKRSLSVLHLSSEKSWRGGEQQIAYLIEELNQKDVKNVVACQKGSAFEVFCQQKQWAYYNLSFKGSFDLSTSLGINKICKQEKIDLIHIHSAKSHGLAVLSHVLGNSTPLILSRRVDFPVRDNFLTQWKYNHPAIKKIICVSHAIEKIVRSNIKYPDKCLTIHSGIDIARFKHSKGYLRKTFQIPNDYILVGNTSALAGHKDYPTFIRTAEILRQQNIKAHFFMIGDGPDKEILQNMISEKNLGDHISMTGFMNNIPEILPELDIFLMPSETEGLGTSILDAFACKVAVVATRAGGIPEMVIHEKTGLLAEIKDVQSLAAHIYQLITEPSLREKLVESAYLHLLKNFTKESMSARTLEIYHDILKHH
- a CDS encoding glycosyltransferase family 2 protein, coding for MDNKAVKISAVIITFNEEKNIGRCIDSLQEVADEVVVVDSFSTDKTKEICLQKGAVFIEHAFEGHIEQKNYALTQATYDHVLSLDADEALSPELLTSILATKKNWIHDGYKFNRLTNYCGRWIKHCGWYPDTKLRLWDRRKGQWEGINPHDSFKMIPDSVIRHIKGDLLHYSYYTIEQHVMQTNKFSSLLAEEYKRKGKKVYILIHFLLYPAFIFFKRYILQFGFRDGMEGFIICKNTAYYKFLKYAKLREMKKQQFDTL
- a CDS encoding FkbM family methyltransferase gives rise to the protein MQSSKNKFTRYKNLVKYITNWKSYLLFKIYSKDECFIFKLNNSFSVKVPRTMLSAFKESFLDDIYLRGFPKEIFKEESMTVIDIGANAGFFSLYTFYHFPSSKVFAYEPMPYNFSVLKQYQMKYSDFEFNIHQKAIGAKEGKITLNASKLDGYTTMASVFEKDYNTHQIEVECVTLAQIMAHNHLHTVDLLKLDCEGAEYEILYNTSNHDLHKIQLMCIETHLGTGARENTSALEKFLKERNFKVDTLDEGKTGYLWAWKE
- a CDS encoding glycosyltransferase family 9 protein; translated protein: MNSQKILLIQTSFIGDIILLSTVIENLRTHLGDIHIDILINQHSGSLYQGHPYVDKIWVWNKKENKHKNLLKLIQNIRKEKYDVVINFHRFFSTGLLTVSSGAKFKAGFSDNPFSFLYQATVPFPFEKGVHEVDRNHSLLQVAFPELKEKRLSRRPVLYPSQEDLSLIQKYQANSYVCLCPSSVWFTKQFPKERWIELISLLPKDIAVYLLGAPGDLILCEEIRLATHEGVFNLSGQLSLLQSAALMKGAVINYVNDSAPLHLASAMNAPVCAFFCSTVTDFGFYPLSELYWIVEIEGSLYCRPCGKHGHRACPEGHFRCALEIPINKALQAYEEAKRVYIRSNSQ
- a CDS encoding glycosyltransferase family 4 protein — translated: MNILIVSQHAGMAGSTYSITYLAKGLSERGHKVYVACPANTLMQQLLISSKVQHIPMQIRNKLDRQNIRHIAQMVKEHQIDIIDAQSSKDRYTTILARWYYKLPVKLVHTRRQLALSVGILGQSWFYEKGTDKIIAVSRGVKQSLVNIGISAEHIKVIYNGTPREKYDKLDLQKVKDLKEKYAITAGDFVIGCVARRKEQDQLLNAIALLDQPVKVIFVGIESEKNFQEIISGYGLPHKVHFTGAVPNTEVLNYYPLFDIKILPSKIEGLSQSLLEAMALKIPVIATDLGGNGELIEEGKNGYLFENENIQQLASLIDQLRQSENLRRQLGEYGQHTALDTFSIDRTIQRHELLFQQLCQDIPY
- a CDS encoding class I SAM-dependent methyltransferase; this translates as MNPQYTDQFLTDFYSSYQEGDKNHHRYGEAEELRIDLHTMNIIDIEKFVNTGSFLSVGCGGAHDLSAAQARGWEVEGFEVDEAFSRQLSQRLGIPIRSGNFSDLDYPQNHYDCVYLNHVIEHPKNPSTYLRKSYDLLKKGGVMYIACPNIAALSVKLKKVLETLHLKKKKGSYYDSWQHLFYYSPAVMKNLLESEYGFKVLLMGNDRKYKAGQSSFSKNMVNAQAYGFPYKSSFRLIAKKP